Proteins encoded in a region of the Phormidium ambiguum IAM M-71 genome:
- a CDS encoding YtxH domain-containing protein yields MSENRSGSSGSFIGGMLLGAALGTITGLLLAPRTGKETRHLLKKSAEALPELAEDLSSSVQLQADRLSESALRNWDSTLTRLKEAIAAGVEATVKEQQNIQRQQTTSASDTHLVEDSLTEVYSNSYTSEATAVKVDPKSASIES; encoded by the coding sequence ATGTCTGAGAATCGTTCAGGATCTTCGGGATCGTTTATTGGTGGTATGCTACTGGGAGCAGCCCTGGGAACCATTACAGGTTTGCTATTAGCGCCTCGCACAGGCAAAGAAACTCGTCACCTACTGAAAAAATCTGCTGAAGCACTCCCAGAATTGGCAGAAGACCTTTCCAGTAGCGTACAATTACAAGCCGATCGCCTTTCTGAATCAGCATTGCGTAATTGGGATAGTACCCTAACGCGACTTAAAGAAGCGATCGCAGCTGGCGTAGAAGCCACTGTCAAAGAACAACAAAACATTCAACGCCAACAAACTACCTCTGCTTCTGATACACACTTAGTTGAAGACTCTTTGACGGAAGTATACTCTAATTCCTATACTTCTGAAGCAACAGCAGTTAAAGTTGACCCTAAATCAGCAAGCATAGAGTCATAA
- a CDS encoding DUF948 domain-containing protein: MIDPLFWLGFSILLVAVSLAAVLVALLPAVQEIARAARSIEKLADTLNRELPPTLESIRLTGMEISELTDDVTDGVKSAGQVVKNVDQTISSAKTQAKKVQVSTRSLLTGVKAAWKSFNRSNNNIPPSGHRSVDRLPPGQRMSVDFPERSSSYPNETYSPNYRQTNENSEIDEE; encoded by the coding sequence GTGATTGACCCTTTATTTTGGCTAGGATTTTCCATTTTACTAGTCGCCGTTAGTCTTGCGGCTGTTCTAGTAGCACTTTTACCAGCTGTTCAAGAAATTGCCCGTGCTGCTCGCAGTATAGAAAAATTAGCTGACACTTTAAATAGAGAACTACCACCTACATTAGAATCTATTCGCCTCACTGGAATGGAAATTAGCGAATTAACAGATGATGTTACCGATGGCGTAAAAAGTGCAGGTCAAGTAGTTAAAAATGTCGATCAAACTATTAGCAGTGCTAAAACGCAAGCAAAAAAAGTTCAAGTTAGTACTCGTAGTTTGCTTACAGGTGTAAAAGCTGCCTGGAAAAGTTTTAACCGTTCTAATAATAATATTCCCCCAAGTGGACATCGTTCTGTAGACCGTCTTCCACCTGGACAAAGGATGTCCGTCGATTTTCCCGAGCGATCGTCATCTTACCCCAACGAAACTTATAGCCCCAATTACCGACAGACCAACGAAAACTCTGAAATAGACGAAGAGTAG
- a CDS encoding filamentous hemagglutinin N-terminal domain-containing protein, giving the protein MRNYLVSLALLNSAWMCCLIDDRTIAQIVPDGTLPTNSIVTPQGNQSLIEGGTRAGSNLFHSFREFSIPTGDEAFFNNGVDVNNIFTRITGSGISNIDGLIKANGTANLFFLNPNGIVFGPNARLNIGGSFVASTASGIRFADGKEFSANHPNGSALLSINVPVGLQLGTNPGSIINRANVATDSNASVLGLQVPTGNSITLIGGDIALEGGGLNAPGGRIELGGLAGEGTVGLVVDGNSPRLNFPSDSILANVTLTNDARISVRGTEGGDIVVNTNNLTATDGGRLVAGTEGQGNAGNITVNGNNITLSGVGSTKTGSGFYNQVLSGASGSAGNIFINTGSLSLTDGATITGETFGFGNAGTISIVASGSVSISGTNTVILSNVLRKAIGNVGSILIEADSVSLSGGAQLQAGIFSGGQGKNSGIISIKAQDFISLTGSGTAIFGDIEAETVGNSSDIQLSAASISLTEGAILNASTAGQGNAGSILVQASGAVSVANSRIFSTVGNTAEGRGGNITVVGESLSLTNDAQLAASTKGKGDTGSISIQVKDALFMSNSGILNSVGSGGIGNSGSIHIQAGSVSLIDDAQIVTGVFKAFETQPAGHGNAGNITIIARDSITLAGNDSNSSQTTALYSRVESGAIGNAGNIDIQTGSLSLLDGASLSATNFGIEGNAGNISIRATGSVSLSDSTIISALGVSSSPTIGQGGNITILADSLAMTNNAAMYTSTFGLGDAGSVLVQASGSVSLANSKIYTAVDSNAVGNGGNISIFAGSFSMTDGAVLFADTQGSGNAGNIFVQSAGAVSVTNSWIYSNTGSQTRGDGGNINIFASSLLMDGTQLSASTFKFGKAGDILIQVEDSVSLTNGSSIATAVDKGAIGDAGDIKIKADSFFATSSPSAIVVNTFGQGKAGDILIQVRDSVSLVNGSSIATAVGTSEAIGDGGSITIETGSFFATKGSAVLGSTLGKGKAGNITIVAHDTISFDGSFAASAEEDKAIGNAGTIRLTARSLSLTSGSGVTVASSGSEGAGSLEIDVGSVQLSNSLLSAETAAGNQGNINLRSSSLILRRNSAINTNAIGTATGGNININTNILAALENSDISANSRNAQGGTVTINAQAIFGAQSRTREELTRLLDTDEPELLNPSRLPSSDITATGKDASLSGTVAINTPEINPDAALVDLPQNLVDPTTLVASTCRTKGEEKNQFTITGRGGLPPSPHEALINDATWMDLRPIATTTSIQPNSDRSSSTTISSPRTQYPQEIVEAQGWIVNEKGQVILVAEAPKLTPSATGLENNPCYQAR; this is encoded by the coding sequence ATGAGAAATTACCTTGTTTCACTTGCCTTATTAAATAGTGCTTGGATGTGTTGCTTGATTGACGATCGCACCATTGCCCAAATTGTACCCGATGGGACTTTACCGACTAATTCGATCGTCACGCCACAAGGAAATCAAAGTTTAATTGAAGGAGGAACTAGGGCAGGGAGTAATTTATTTCATAGCTTTCGTGAGTTTTCGATTCCTACTGGAGACGAAGCTTTCTTCAACAATGGAGTAGACGTAAACAATATTTTTACCAGAATAACGGGTAGCGGAATTTCTAATATTGATGGACTGATTAAAGCCAATGGCACAGCAAATTTATTTTTTCTCAATCCAAATGGAATTGTATTTGGCCCTAATGCACGATTAAATATTGGTGGTTCTTTTGTAGCGAGTACAGCTAGCGGGATTCGGTTTGCTGATGGGAAAGAGTTTAGTGCTAATCATCCCAATGGTTCGGCTTTATTGAGTATCAATGTACCTGTTGGCTTACAATTAGGAACCAATCCAGGCAGTATTATCAATCGAGCTAACGTAGCTACAGATAGTAACGCCTCTGTGCTCGGACTCCAAGTACCGACAGGCAACAGCATTACACTCATAGGAGGAGATATTGCTTTAGAAGGTGGCGGGTTGAATGCGCCAGGGGGTCGAATTGAACTGGGGGGTTTAGCCGGAGAAGGAACTGTAGGATTAGTAGTAGATGGGAATTCGCCGCGCCTCAACTTTCCATCGGATAGCATTTTGGCAAACGTTACTTTAACCAATGATGCCAGAATCAGCGTGCGCGGGACAGAAGGAGGAGATATTGTTGTCAATACCAATAATTTGACAGCTACCGATGGTGGACGCTTAGTTGCAGGGACAGAAGGGCAGGGAAATGCGGGAAATATTACCGTTAATGGCAATAACATTACCCTCTCTGGTGTAGGGTCTACCAAAACTGGAAGTGGATTCTACAATCAAGTTCTTTCTGGTGCTTCTGGCAGCGCGGGCAACATTTTTATTAATACTGGGTCACTTTCGTTAACTGATGGGGCGACAATCACGGGTGAAACATTTGGATTTGGGAATGCCGGAACCATATCGATAGTAGCTAGTGGTAGTGTTTCGATCTCTGGAACAAATACAGTTATCCTCAGCAATGTTCTCCGTAAAGCTATAGGCAATGTTGGCAGTATTCTGATTGAAGCTGACTCGGTTTCCTTAAGCGGTGGCGCTCAATTACAAGCTGGTATATTCTCTGGCGGTCAAGGAAAAAATTCAGGAATTATATCGATTAAAGCTCAAGATTTTATTTCTCTTACAGGTAGCGGTACCGCTATTTTCGGAGACATAGAGGCTGAAACTGTAGGCAATAGTAGCGATATTCAACTTTCAGCAGCATCAATTTCTTTAACTGAGGGTGCTATCCTAAACGCCAGTACCGCTGGACAAGGAAATGCAGGTAGTATCTTGGTACAGGCTAGCGGAGCCGTTTCTGTTGCTAATAGTCGTATCTTCAGCACTGTTGGGAATACAGCAGAAGGGCGCGGCGGTAACATTACTGTAGTTGGGGAGTCACTATCATTAACTAATGATGCTCAATTAGCTGCTAGCACTAAAGGCAAGGGCGATACCGGAAGCATCTCAATACAAGTAAAAGATGCCCTATTTATGAGCAATAGTGGCATTTTGAATAGTGTGGGATCTGGAGGTATAGGAAACAGCGGTAGTATTCACATTCAGGCTGGGTCAGTTTCATTGATTGATGATGCTCAAATTGTGACAGGCGTTTTTAAAGCCTTTGAAACACAACCAGCTGGACACGGGAATGCAGGAAATATCACGATAATTGCTCGCGATAGTATCACGCTGGCTGGAAATGATAGTAATTCATCGCAAACCACTGCCCTGTATAGCAGGGTGGAATCGGGAGCTATCGGTAATGCTGGTAATATTGATATCCAAACTGGTTCGCTCTCATTGCTTGATGGCGCTTCTCTGTCTGCTACTAACTTCGGGATAGAGGGGAATGCTGGTAATATCTCGATAAGAGCTACGGGTTCAGTTTCGCTCAGCGATAGCACTATTATTAGTGCCTTGGGTGTCTCTTCCTCTCCAACAATAGGCCAGGGGGGTAATATTACTATACTTGCCGATTCACTAGCAATGACCAATAATGCTGCAATGTATACCAGTACCTTCGGGCTGGGAGATGCCGGAAGTGTGTTAGTGCAAGCATCTGGTTCTGTCTCTCTTGCTAATAGCAAAATATATACGGCAGTAGATTCAAATGCAGTAGGTAATGGCGGTAACATAAGTATTTTTGCTGGTTCATTTTCAATGACTGATGGGGCTGTATTGTTTGCAGATACTCAGGGAAGTGGAAATGCAGGAAACATATTTGTGCAGTCTGCTGGTGCTGTCTCTGTTACCAACAGCTGGATTTACAGCAATACTGGATCGCAAACCAGAGGTGATGGCGGTAACATTAATATCTTTGCTAGTTCGCTCTTAATGGATGGCACTCAGTTAAGTGCCAGCACTTTTAAATTTGGGAAAGCTGGCGATATATTAATTCAGGTTGAGGATTCGGTTTCTCTAACAAATGGCAGTAGTATCGCCACAGCTGTAGATAAAGGCGCAATAGGCGATGCAGGTGACATCAAAATTAAGGCCGATTCGTTCTTTGCTACTAGTTCACCATCTGCGATAGTCGTCAATACTTTCGGACAAGGGAAAGCTGGCGATATATTAATCCAGGTTAGAGACTCGGTTTCTTTGGTCAATGGCAGTAGTATCGCCACAGCTGTAGGTACCAGCGAAGCCATAGGCGATGGGGGGAGCATTACGATTGAGACGGGTTCCTTCTTTGCTACTAAAGGTTCAGCAGTGCTTGGTAGTACTCTTGGTAAAGGAAAAGCTGGTAATATCACGATTGTAGCCCACGATACCATCTCCTTTGATGGGAGTTTTGCTGCAAGCGCAGAGGAAGATAAAGCGATCGGGAATGCGGGGACAATTAGGCTAACAGCGCGATCGCTCTCTTTAACTAGTGGTTCTGGGGTTACAGTTGCTAGTAGCGGATCGGAGGGAGCAGGTAGCTTAGAAATTGATGTAGGTTCTGTTCAGCTTTCCAATAGTCTCCTAAGTGCTGAAACCGCAGCGGGTAATCAAGGAAATATTAATCTCCGATCGTCATCCCTGATATTGCGCCGCAATAGTGCCATCAACACCAACGCCATTGGTACTGCAACTGGCGGCAACATCAATATCAACACTAATATCCTCGCGGCGCTGGAAAATAGTGACATCAGTGCTAATTCTCGCAACGCTCAAGGCGGTACGGTAACGATTAATGCTCAAGCTATCTTTGGCGCACAATCACGCACTAGGGAAGAACTTACTCGCTTACTCGACACTGATGAACCAGAATTACTAAATCCTTCTCGCTTGCCTAGTAGTGATATCACTGCCACTGGTAAAGATGCTTCTTTAAGTGGGACAGTAGCGATTAATACTCCTGAAATCAATCCTGACGCTGCTTTAGTGGATTTACCACAAAATCTGGTAGATCCGACTACATTGGTTGCTTCGACTTGCCGCACTAAGGGAGAAGAAAAAAACCAATTTACGATTACTGGAAGAGGCGGGTTGCCACCTAGTCCTCATGAAGCTCTGATTAATGACGCAACTTGGATGGATTTAAGACCGATCGCAACTACTACATCTATTCAACCAAATAGCGATCGCAGTTCATCTACAACAATTAGTTCCCCTCGCACTCAGTACCCCCAGGAAATCGTCGAAGCTCAAGGATGGATTGTGAATGAAAAAGGTCAAGTAATCCTAGTCGCAGAAGCACCCAAACTCACTCCATCTGCTACTGGATTAGAAAACAATCCATGTTACCAAGCTCGATAA
- a CDS encoding precorrin-8X methylmutase — MEWHITDAQSLAIIDREIGEHIFSPAEYEIVRRVIYDTADFEYKSLIRFSERALQAGAAALAARTTIVVDVPMVQVGITPIIQNTFANPVYCSMDALTRPQKERTRVAWGIETLAKRYPEGIFVVGHAQTALSSLVELIEKEEIRPALVIATPAGFVDVDVVKDRLQDSLIAHIRTEGRKGSAVVAAAIVNGLVELAWQAYGQEGTVGV; from the coding sequence ATGGAATGGCATATCACAGATGCCCAAAGTTTAGCAATAATCGATCGGGAAATCGGCGAACACATCTTTTCCCCAGCAGAATACGAAATCGTCCGCCGGGTAATTTATGATACAGCTGACTTTGAATATAAATCGCTGATTCGTTTTTCTGAAAGAGCCTTACAAGCAGGCGCAGCCGCTTTAGCCGCCCGCACCACCATCGTCGTAGACGTACCAATGGTACAAGTTGGCATTACACCAATTATTCAAAACACCTTTGCCAACCCGGTTTACTGTAGCATGGACGCATTAACACGCCCCCAAAAAGAAAGAACTCGCGTCGCTTGGGGAATTGAAACACTTGCTAAACGATATCCAGAAGGAATTTTTGTCGTTGGTCATGCTCAAACTGCTCTTTCTTCTTTGGTAGAATTAATTGAAAAAGAAGAAATTCGTCCAGCTTTAGTCATTGCTACACCCGCAGGTTTCGTGGATGTAGATGTGGTTAAAGATAGATTACAAGACTCACTAATTGCCCATATCCGCACTGAAGGGCGAAAAGGAAGCGCAGTAGTTGCAGCAGCCATTGTCAACGGATTAGTAGAATTAGCTTGGCAAGCTTATGGGCAAGAGGGGACAGTCGGAGTTTAG
- a CDS encoding zinc metallopeptidase has protein sequence MSYYWLSYLILIPGALLMFWAQSQIRGTYYRYSQVPSSMGMSGADVAQAILAQMGIYDISVEPVAGELTDHYDPSAKAVRLSQGIYGSSSIAAAAVAAHECGHVLQDKQGYKFMNLRASLVPVANLGSQLGPTLVIIGLFLTSMGAISSVFINIGIILFLGVIAFHIVTLPVEFNASSRALRIINDLGILQGEENKAARKVLNAAAWTYVATAFYGVLQLLQLLLISRSRN, from the coding sequence ATGTCTTACTACTGGTTGTCTTATTTAATTCTGATTCCCGGAGCGTTGCTTATGTTCTGGGCGCAGAGTCAAATTCGCGGAACTTATTACCGCTACTCTCAAGTTCCTTCCAGCATGGGTATGAGTGGAGCAGATGTGGCTCAAGCCATTTTAGCGCAAATGGGAATCTACGATATTTCTGTTGAGCCAGTCGCCGGAGAACTGACAGACCATTATGACCCCAGTGCGAAAGCTGTTCGTCTATCTCAAGGAATTTATGGTTCTAGTTCAATAGCTGCGGCTGCGGTAGCTGCCCATGAGTGTGGTCATGTGTTACAAGACAAGCAAGGCTACAAATTTATGAATTTGCGTGCCTCGTTAGTTCCAGTTGCTAATCTAGGTTCTCAGCTAGGCCCAACTTTAGTAATTATTGGGCTTTTCCTCACTTCAATGGGAGCAATTTCTTCAGTTTTCATCAATATCGGAATTATCTTATTTCTGGGCGTAATTGCTTTTCATATCGTCACATTACCTGTAGAGTTTAATGCCTCTAGTCGTGCATTGCGAATTATTAATGATTTAGGAATTCTACAAGGAGAAGAGAATAAAGCAGCGAGAAAAGTGTTAAATGCAGCTGCTTGGACTTATGTGGCAACTGCATTTTATGGGGTTTTACAATTACTACAACTTTTGTTGATTTCTCGTAGTCGTAATTAA
- a CDS encoding phosphate ABC transporter permease — translation MLIPITREKFEQLIPILATGSQYKYYWGKPTEAILRLLISLVAAMLIWWLEVTFLGPEYTAFVLLSGIFTASYFLWGPIFHASLRNYQCRKYKYSGFWKGEIWDLYITEELVGKEQNVNKRGELVIVENREKRLNIEVGDETGFSTSLQVPLKRIHKSLRRGQAAEMLVMSNKPDLGIITKVSDIYISDLDLWVSDYPYLQRKEFTELSYKFEKSEKMERQKRRRPVDEEIEPEEMRPAKPPKRRKKVNDW, via the coding sequence ATGCTCATCCCCATCACCCGCGAAAAATTTGAACAACTAATCCCTATCCTAGCTACAGGAAGTCAATACAAATACTATTGGGGTAAGCCAACTGAAGCTATCCTGCGACTACTAATCTCCTTAGTTGCCGCTATGTTAATTTGGTGGCTGGAAGTTACCTTTTTAGGCCCAGAATATACTGCTTTTGTACTATTAAGTGGTATCTTTACTGCTTCCTATTTTTTATGGGGGCCTATTTTTCACGCTAGTTTACGTAACTACCAGTGCCGCAAATACAAATATAGTGGCTTTTGGAAAGGGGAAATTTGGGATTTGTACATTACCGAAGAACTAGTAGGAAAAGAACAAAACGTTAACAAGCGAGGCGAATTAGTAATTGTTGAAAACCGCGAAAAACGGTTAAATATCGAAGTTGGTGATGAAACTGGTTTTTCTACTAGTTTACAAGTTCCGCTCAAAAGAATTCATAAATCTCTAAGAAGAGGTCAAGCTGCTGAAATGTTGGTAATGTCCAATAAACCAGACTTAGGAATTATTACCAAGGTTTCAGACATTTACATTTCTGACCTAGATTTATGGGTGAGCGATTATCCTTATCTTCAACGCAAAGAGTTTACTGAACTTAGTTATAAGTTTGAAAAATCCGAAAAAATGGAAAGACAAAAGAGAAGAAGACCTGTTGACGAAGAAATCGAACCAGAAGAAATGCGACCAGCCAAACCACCAAAAAGACGAAAAAAAGTCAATGATTGGTAA
- the dapB gene encoding 4-hydroxy-tetrahydrodipicolinate reductase, producing MTNQYPIPVVVNGAAGKMGREVIKAVAGASDMTLLGAIDHNPELLDKDAGEIAGCGTLEVPITNQFEPMLAMAAQERQLGVMVDFTHPSTVYDSVRSAIAYGVRPVVGTTGMSTEQIQELAEFAEKASTGCLIIPNFSIGMVLLQQAAVQASKYFDHVEIIELHHNQKADAPSGTAVQTAKLLAELGKTFNPPLVNEEEKLAGARGSLAEEGIRIHSVRLPGLIAHQEVIFGAAGQIYTLRHDTSDRACYMPGVLLAIRQVTQLKSLVYGLEKIL from the coding sequence ATGACGAATCAATATCCCATACCCGTTGTGGTTAATGGTGCAGCTGGCAAAATGGGCCGTGAAGTGATTAAAGCGGTAGCTGGCGCAAGTGATATGACTCTATTGGGAGCAATAGACCATAATCCAGAGCTTTTAGATAAAGATGCGGGTGAAATAGCTGGATGTGGCACATTAGAAGTGCCTATTACTAATCAGTTTGAGCCAATGCTGGCGATGGCGGCGCAGGAGAGACAGTTAGGGGTAATGGTAGATTTTACCCATCCTAGTACAGTTTATGATTCGGTGCGGTCTGCGATCGCTTACGGCGTGCGTCCAGTTGTCGGAACTACTGGAATGAGTACCGAACAAATCCAAGAATTAGCTGAATTTGCCGAAAAAGCGAGTACTGGCTGTTTAATTATTCCCAATTTTTCTATTGGCATGGTGCTACTGCAACAAGCTGCTGTTCAAGCATCCAAATATTTTGACCATGTAGAAATTATTGAACTGCACCACAATCAAAAAGCCGACGCTCCTAGCGGTACAGCAGTTCAAACTGCTAAACTCTTGGCAGAACTGGGTAAAACTTTTAATCCGCCTTTAGTCAACGAAGAGGAAAAATTAGCAGGCGCTAGAGGCAGTTTAGCAGAAGAAGGAATTCGGATTCATAGTGTGCGCTTACCTGGATTAATCGCTCACCAAGAAGTAATTTTTGGCGCAGCTGGCCAAATTTACACTTTACGACATGATACAAGCGATCGGGCCTGTTATATGCCCGGAGTCTTACTAGCAATTCGTCAAGTTACCCAACTAAAATCGTTAGTATATGGATTAGAAAAGATTTTGTAG
- a CDS encoding DUF7219 family protein gives MNERSNFLYPRSRYYGSVNPENLVFNANLQEFTQRVNFICALETSGKLAPEEAYQQIKALWKQLKRSKKELGIGQNPFQNDNHNDEGNQSSENN, from the coding sequence ATGAACGAACGCTCTAATTTTCTTTATCCGCGTAGCCGCTATTACGGTTCGGTAAATCCAGAAAATTTAGTTTTCAATGCCAATTTGCAAGAATTTACACAAAGAGTAAACTTTATTTGTGCTTTGGAAACCAGTGGTAAGCTTGCGCCAGAAGAAGCTTATCAACAAATTAAGGCATTGTGGAAACAGCTGAAACGCTCTAAAAAAGAACTTGGTATTGGTCAAAATCCCTTCCAAAACGATAATCATAATGATGAAGGAAACCAATCATCGGAAAATAATTGA
- a CDS encoding TMEM14 family protein — protein MEQTLTWIILGYALIVGMGGVVGYIKAKSTKSLLAGLISGLILLLAWFLAIKTPTVGLGIATLMAAVLLVVFITRFISTKKFMPAGMMMLLNLAAMVAFLVGWLNLA, from the coding sequence ATGGAACAAACTTTAACTTGGATTATCTTAGGATACGCTCTGATTGTGGGAATGGGTGGTGTTGTTGGCTACATAAAGGCAAAAAGCACCAAGTCTCTGCTGGCGGGTTTGATTAGTGGTCTAATTCTATTATTGGCTTGGTTTTTAGCCATAAAAACACCAACAGTAGGACTGGGAATCGCAACTTTAATGGCGGCTGTTTTGCTAGTCGTTTTTATCACTAGGTTTATCAGCACTAAAAAGTTTATGCCTGCGGGCATGATGATGTTGCTAAACTTGGCAGCTATGGTGGCGTTTTTAGTAGGTTGGTTGAATCTAGCTTAG
- a CDS encoding class I SAM-dependent methyltransferase, with protein MTNQDISSAVQRLYDTYPFPPEPLLDAPPPGYNWRWNWLAAHNFCTGRKPPKQNIRILDAGCGTGVGTEYLVHLNPEAEVTAIDLSSGALAVAKERCQRSGANRVEFHHLSLYDAGKLPGEFDLINCVGVLHHLPDPKRGIQSLAAKLAPGGLFHIFVYGELGRWEIQLMQKAIAILQGNKRGDYRDGVQIGRQIFNSLSADNRLVKREKERWSMENQQDECFADMYVHPQEIDYNVESLFELIDASGLEFVGFSNPKMWELERLLGKNSELMNRAETLSDRQRYRLIELLDPESFTHYEFFLARPPLTKSDWSADEALLAAIPERNPCMDGWPSKCLFNYDYQIVNLTELEFQFLQACDRNTDKKQSLSAILKDIDLSLEQVRSLLQQQLIILSP; from the coding sequence ATGACTAACCAAGATATTAGTTCTGCTGTTCAACGACTTTACGATACTTATCCTTTTCCACCAGAACCGCTGCTGGATGCTCCGCCTCCGGGATACAATTGGCGCTGGAATTGGTTAGCTGCTCATAACTTTTGTACCGGAAGAAAACCACCAAAGCAAAATATTCGGATTCTTGATGCTGGATGTGGTACTGGTGTTGGTACTGAGTATTTGGTTCATTTGAATCCTGAAGCTGAAGTGACGGCGATCGATCTCAGTTCAGGTGCTTTAGCTGTAGCTAAGGAACGCTGTCAACGTTCTGGCGCTAATCGTGTCGAATTTCACCATCTCAGTCTTTATGATGCTGGAAAACTCCCTGGCGAGTTCGATTTAATTAATTGTGTGGGAGTTCTACACCATTTACCCGATCCAAAACGGGGGATTCAATCTTTAGCTGCTAAATTAGCTCCGGGTGGATTGTTTCATATTTTTGTTTATGGGGAATTGGGACGCTGGGAAATTCAATTAATGCAAAAAGCGATCGCTATTCTCCAAGGTAACAAGCGTGGCGATTACCGCGATGGTGTCCAAATCGGTCGGCAAATTTTTAATTCCTTATCCGCAGATAACCGACTTGTCAAGCGAGAAAAAGAACGTTGGTCAATGGAAAATCAGCAAGATGAATGTTTTGCTGATATGTATGTTCATCCCCAAGAAATTGATTACAATGTCGAATCTCTCTTTGAATTAATTGATGCTTCTGGATTAGAATTTGTTGGTTTTTCTAATCCTAAAATGTGGGAGTTAGAAAGATTATTAGGCAAAAATTCTGAATTAATGAACCGAGCCGAAACTTTAAGCGATCGCCAACGTTATCGTTTAATTGAATTATTAGACCCGGAAAGTTTCACTCACTATGAATTTTTCTTAGCACGTCCACCTTTAACTAAGTCAGATTGGTCTGCTGATGAAGCTTTACTAGCAGCGATTCCCGAACGGAATCCTTGTATGGATGGATGGCCTAGTAAATGTTTATTTAACTATGATTATCAAATAGTTAATCTTACGGAATTAGAATTTCAATTTTTGCAAGCTTGCGATCGTAATACTGATAAAAAGCAAAGTCTCTCCGCAATTTTAAAAGACATTGATTTAAGTTTGGAGCAAGTGCGATCGCTACTGCAACAGCAACTAATCATCTTAAGTCCATAG